In Glycine max cultivar Williams 82 chromosome 10, Glycine_max_v4.0, whole genome shotgun sequence, the DNA window CCGTCTCTACTTTCCATTAATCTTCATTCACTAATTAcgccattattattattctgaCATCTCTTGTGTGGCAGGAGAACGCCGTTTGGAGCCCTAACGCCTCGCTCTCCTCCTCCGATGCTGTTACCGTCGATCTCGAACCCGGAGACGCCGTTACCTCCTTCGACTACCTCATGGAGAAAGAAGCGCTTCTTCTCGGAACCTCCAACGGCCTTCTCTTGCTCCACAACGTCGACGACGCCTCCGACGCGACGCAAGTCGTTGGCAAGCTCGACGGCGGCGTCAATGCAGTTTCCCTCAGCCCTGACGGAGAACTCGTCGCCGTAACCACCGGTTTCGGGCAGCTTTTGGTGATGACTCACGATTGGGACGTGTTGTACGAAACATCACTCCACGATGATGATGTTCCCGTAAGTAAGGACCACCGCAGCCCTAATTTCAATGCCTTTTATACTCATTTGTTGTCTACTATAACTATTGTTAGGGAAATGTTCAATTTGGGGATATAAtggtggagagagagagagagagagagagagagaaagtgatagATGTAATAGAAACAAGAGAGTTAGGAAGAAAAATGAGGCGAAAGTGAGATGAAAGAGAAAGCGAATTTATGAATATAATTGCGCTGTATCATTATTTGGTTGGTTGTTTAAGTTGTGTTTCTATGTAGAGTTTGgtttaggattgtgagtgttctGTGTTTTCAGGTGAAGGGGAGTTTCTTCCCGTGTCTTGGCGAGGAGATGGGAAATACTTTGCTACGATGAGTGATGCGTGTGGTTCTGGTTCGTTGCTTAAGAAAATTAAGGTTTGGGATCGAGATTCAGGGGATTTGCTTGCTTCTTCGGAGCTGAGAAGTTTTGCTGGGGCAGTTTTGGAGTGGATGCCCAGTGGTGCTAAAATTGCAGCTGTTTGTGATGGGAAAGATGGAAATGAATCTCCCTCTGTTGTTTTCTTTGAGAGGAATGGATTAGAGAGAAGCAGGTTTAGTGTCGATTCGAAAGTTAAACTTCTCAAGTGGAATTGCAGTTCTGATCTTCTCGCAGGTGTTGTTGAATGTGAAAATTATGATGCTGTAAGGATATGGTGTTTTAGTAATAACCACTGGTACCTGAAGCATGAAATTAGATACTTGAAGCGAGATGAAGTTAGCTTCATTTGGAATCCGACGAAGCAGCTGCAGTTAATTTGTTGGACTGTTGGTGGTCAGGTCACAGTTTCTAACTTTATTTGGATCACGGCTGTTATGGAGAATTCTGTTGCACTGGTTGTCGATGGCTCCAATATTCATGTAACGCCACTGTCCTTGTCCTTAATGCCACCTCCTATGTATTTATTTAGCTTGAAATTTTCTTCTCATGTCCGGGGTATGGCAGTGTATTGCAAACACTCTAAGAACCAGTTAGCTGCGTTTCTTTCAAATGGTAGCTTATGTGTTGTGGAGCTTCCATCAATTGAAACCTGGGAAGAACTAGAGGGGAAAGAATTCAGTGTTGAAGACTCTCATACAGAAATGGCATTTGGATCCATTTTACATCTTGAATGGTTGGATTCCCATAAGCTATTAGCCATTTCACATTATGGTTTTAGTCATAGTAATGACTTATTTCAAACCTCATTGACTGAGGGTGGACTTCGAGGCTTCTATTTGCAGGAAGTGGAACTTGAATGTTCTGAGGATCTTGTTCCAGGATTGCTGACATGCTCAGGCTGGCATGCAGCAGTTTCAAATCGAAATACCCTTGAAGAGCTGGTTATTGGCATCGCTTCCAATCCTGCTAGTAAACACTCTGCATATATTCAGTTTTCTAGGGGGGAAATCCAAGAGTATGTATCAAAAATTGGGATTAGTAGAGGATCTCTAGAACAAGAACATCAAGGTTTTTCTGCAGCTTGCCCTTGGATGAGTGTAGCGTTAGTTGGCAGTGCTGGCCTATCAAAATCAGTGCTTTTTGGACTGGATGAGATTGGCAGACTGCATGCTAATGCGGGGATACTTTGCAACAACTGCAGCAGCTTCTCATTTTACTCAAATTTGGCTGACCAAGTGATCACACATCTAATCCTTGCAACTAAACAAGATTTGCTTTTTATTGTTGACATTGCAGATGTATTTAATGGGGAGTTAGACTCAAAGTACAGTAACTTTGTCCGCATTAACagtagaaaaaaagaagaaaatgaaagctTCATAAATATATGGGAGAGAGGTGCTAAAATTGTTGGAGTTTTACATGGAGATGAAGCTGCCATTATACTGCAAACTACTCGGGGAAACCTAGAATGTATATGCCCTAGAAAGTTGGTTTTGGTTTCCATCATTAATGCATTAGTTCAAAAGCGCTTTAAAGATGCATTACTTATGGTTAGAAGGCATAGGATAAATTTCAATGTAATTGTTGATTACTGTGGCTGGCAAGCATTTTCACAATTAGCTTCTGAATTTGTCAGGCAGGTTAACAATCTGGGTTACATAACCGAGTTTGTTTGTTCCataaagaatgaaaatattatagagAAACTCTATAAAAATCACATTTCTGTTCCCTGTCCAAAGGTTGCTGATGTTATGCTAGTTGGGGGCATCCAGAATTCTCTTGCTGGTAACAAGGTTTCTTCCGTTTTGATGGCTGTAAGAAAAGCACTTGAGGATCACATAACAGAAAGTCCTGCAAGGGAGCTTTGCATTTTGACCACTCTAGCTCAGAGTGATCCTCCATTACTTGAAGATGCTTTAAAGAGAATAAAAGTTATTCGTGAAAAGGAATTGTCTCATGCTGATGACCAGGGGAGAATGTCTTACCCTTCTGCTGAAGAAGCTTTGAAGCATCTTTTGTGGTTAGCTGACTCTGATGCTGTATATGAAGCTGCTTTGGGTCTTTATGATTTAAATCTTGCAGCTATTGTGGCATTGAATGCTCAGAAAGATCCAAAAGAGTTTCTTCCTTTCTTACAGGAATTGGAGCGTATGCCAACTCTATTAATGCAATATAATATTGACCTTAGGCTGAAAAGGTTTGAAAAGGCTCTCAGACACATTGCTTCTGCTGGAGATTCTTATTATGATGATTGTATGACACTCGTTAAAAAAAACCCTCTACTTTTTCCTTTGGCTCTTCAACTTTTTACTGGCCCTACCAAGCAGAAGCCATTCCTTGAGGCATGGGGGGATTATCTTAGTGATGAAAAATGCTTTGAAGATGCTGCGGCAATTTATATGTCCTGTTTCAATCTGGATAAGGCTCTGAAGTCTTATCGTGCTATTAATAACTGGAGTGGGGTGCTTACGGTTGCTGGGTTCCTTAATTTGGGAAAGGATGAGCTACTACATCTTGCCAGTGAGCTCTGTGAAGAACTTCAAGCACTAGGTAAACCTGGGGAGGCTGCCAAAATTGCCCTGGAGTACTGTGGAGATGTTAACACCGGTGTGAATTTGTTGATTACTGCAAGGGACTGGGAGGAGGCTTTGAGGGTTGTTTTTATGCATAGAAGAGAGGACTTAATTAAAACAGTGAAGAGTGCATCTTTGGAATGTGCAAGCACACTTACCAGTGAATATGAGGAAGGCTTAGAGAAAGTGGGGAAATACTTGGCACGTTACCTGGCTGTTCGACAGAGAAGATTACTTCTTGCAGCAAAGCTCCAGTCAGAGGAACGTGCAGCAAGTGATCTTGATGATGATGCTGCTTCAGAAACTAGCAGTAATTTTAGTGGAATGAGTGCATACACCACAGGGTATGTATTTTTCCTTGATACCCTATATCTGTCTATACTATTTGGCAGTTGGagaacatcaatttttaatgtGCTTTTCCATTCTGGCCTTTCATGCATTAAATGAATATACTGTTTTCAATGCTGCTGCAAAAGTCTAGCAGTGAGATACTGAGCCAGTTTGTAtaaacttatttgttaaaaaaaagtacttattttaataaaataagcagCTTTATGGTTTTTTTAGTGTATTTGTCTAAACTGGTTTTGCTTAAATAAAATCAGTTTTCTGCTTATTTTGAGAAGCAGATCTTATCTGCTTGTTAAATAAGcgcttttttaaaaaacacttattttaaaattgcttattttaagtttaaacaaactcgcTCGCTATTTTGGTTTTTACAACTATAGTCTCTGTACTTTATAATATTTGTGATAAATGAATTTATTGTCGGGTAAAGGACATAGAGTTGAAACTCAGTTGTTTGAGTGAAGTTTGACACTCCTTTTCCCACCCCCTCCTCCTTTGGGGTTAAAGAATCATTTGTCACATTCAAACACTTTTTATCTATCATACCCCATTTATGGTTCTGATCTCTCTCTTTTTGTAATGTTCCATATTATTTGACCTTGACAGCTATTGTGTCCCTAATTGAGTTACTCTTATGACTCATTTTCTTAAAactgaattgtaaaaaatagcTAAGCCTTGCTATTTCATT includes these proteins:
- the LOC100526992 gene encoding elongator complex protein: MKNLKVFGEVPLGLSLDSNEETIGFCSFDIERNRIFFLSSHNLIYTSHLSSFHENAVWSPNASLSSSDAVTVDLEPGDAVTSFDYLMEKEALLLGTSNGLLLLHNVDDASDATQVVGKLDGGVNAVSLSPDGELVAVTTGFGQLLVMTHDWDVLYETSLHDDDVPVSEGEFLPVSWRGDGKYFATMSDACGSGSLLKKIKVWDRDSGDLLASSELRSFAGAVLEWMPSGAKIAAVCDGKDGNESPSVVFFERNGLERSRFSVDSKVKLLKWNCSSDLLAGVVECENYDAVRIWCFSNNHWYLKHEIRYLKRDEVSFIWNPTKQLQLICWTVGGQVTVSNFIWITAVMENSVALVVDGSNIHVTPLSLSLMPPPMYLFSLKFSSHVRGMAVYCKHSKNQLAAFLSNGSLCVVELPSIETWEELEGKEFSVEDSHTEMAFGSILHLEWLDSHKLLAISHYGFSHSNDLFQTSLTEGGLRGFYLQEVELECSEDLVPGLLTCSGWHAAVSNRNTLEELVIGIASNPASKHSAYIQFSRGEIQEYVSKIGISRGSLEQEHQGFSAACPWMSVALVGSAGLSKSVLFGLDEIGRLHANAGILCNNCSSFSFYSNLADQVITHLILATKQDLLFIVDIADVFNGELDSKYSNFVRINSRKKEENESFINIWERGAKIVGVLHGDEAAIILQTTRGNLECICPRKLVLVSIINALVQKRFKDALLMVRRHRINFNVIVDYCGWQAFSQLASEFVRQVNNLGYITEFVCSIKNENIIEKLYKNHISVPCPKVADVMLVGGIQNSLAGNKVSSVLMAVRKALEDHITESPARELCILTTLAQSDPPLLEDALKRIKVIREKELSHADDQGRMSYPSAEEALKHLLWLADSDAVYEAALGLYDLNLAAIVALNAQKDPKEFLPFLQELERMPTLLMQYNIDLRLKRFEKALRHIASAGDSYYDDCMTLVKKNPLLFPLALQLFTGPTKQKPFLEAWGDYLSDEKCFEDAAAIYMSCFNLDKALKSYRAINNWSGVLTVAGFLNLGKDELLHLASELCEELQALGKPGEAAKIALEYCGDVNTGVNLLITARDWEEALRVVFMHRREDLIKTVKSASLECASTLTSEYEEGLEKVGKYLARYLAVRQRRLLLAAKLQSEERAASDLDDDAASETSSNFSGMSAYTTGTKKSSAASMSSTATSKARETRRLKKRGKIRPGSPDEEIALVEHLKGMSLTVEAKRELKSLLVSLMMFGEGETCKKLQQTGENFQLSQMAAVKLAEDTISNDTINEYAHTLEQYTQKVRNEIHNSEAFSWRLKVFLSYE
- the LOC100526992 gene encoding elongator complex protein isoform X1, whose amino-acid sequence is MSDACGSGSLLKKIKVWDRDSGDLLASSELRSFAGAVLEWMPSGAKIAAVCDGKDGNESPSVVFFERNGLERSRFSVDSKVKLLKWNCSSDLLAGVVECENYDAVRIWCFSNNHWYLKHEIRYLKRDEVSFIWNPTKQLQLICWTVGGQVTVSNFIWITAVMENSVALVVDGSNIHVTPLSLSLMPPPMYLFSLKFSSHVRGMAVYCKHSKNQLAAFLSNGSLCVVELPSIETWEELEGKEFSVEDSHTEMAFGSILHLEWLDSHKLLAISHYGFSHSNDLFQTSLTEGGLRGFYLQEVELECSEDLVPGLLTCSGWHAAVSNRNTLEELVIGIASNPASKHSAYIQFSRGEIQEYVSKIGISRGSLEQEHQGFSAACPWMSVALVGSAGLSKSVLFGLDEIGRLHANAGILCNNCSSFSFYSNLADQVITHLILATKQDLLFIVDIADVFNGELDSKYSNFVRINSRKKEENESFINIWERGAKIVGVLHGDEAAIILQTTRGNLECICPRKLVLVSIINALVQKRFKDALLMVRRHRINFNVIVDYCGWQAFSQLASEFVRQVNNLGYITEFVCSIKNENIIEKLYKNHISVPCPKVADVMLVGGIQNSLAGNKVSSVLMAVRKALEDHITESPARELCILTTLAQSDPPLLEDALKRIKVIREKELSHADDQGRMSYPSAEEALKHLLWLADSDAVYEAALGLYDLNLAAIVALNAQKDPKEFLPFLQELERMPTLLMQYNIDLRLKRFEKALRHIASAGDSYYDDCMTLVKKNPLLFPLALQLFTGPTKQKPFLEAWGDYLSDEKCFEDAAAIYMSCFNLDKALKSYRAINNWSGVLTVAGFLNLGKDELLHLASELCEELQALGKPGEAAKIALEYCGDVNTGVNLLITARDWEEALRVVFMHRREDLIKTVKSASLECASTLTSEYEEGLEKVGKYLARYLAVRQRRLLLAAKLQSEERAASDLDDDAASETSSNFSGMSAYTTGTKKSSAASMSSTATSKARETRRLKKRGKIRPGSPDEEIALVEHLKGMSLTVEAKRELKSLLVSLMMFGEGETCKKLQQTGENFQLSQMAAVKLAEDTISNDTINEYAHTLEQYTQKVRNEIHNSEAFSWRLKVFLSYE